A stretch of Cucumis sativus cultivar 9930 chromosome 2, Cucumber_9930_V3, whole genome shotgun sequence DNA encodes these proteins:
- the LOC101209275 gene encoding S-protein homolog 5: MFIIQPDRLYLHGVVFEVRVINGFKNNSSLPLVIWCSSKENDLGGRALQEHDDFSWKVTTKLWKSNQFSCTMKWDAKRRSFDAFKVPRDFYRCGHFKKCSWLVTEDGFYFSSDEINWKKDFQW; this comes from the coding sequence ATGTTCATCATACAACCAGATAGGTTATACCTACACGGGGTCGTTTTCGAGGTTCGTGTCATCAACGGCTTCAAAAACAACTCATCTTTGCCTTTAGTGATATGGTGCTCCTCAAAAGAGAATGATTTAGGAGGAAGGGCTTTGCAAGAACATGATGATTTCAGCTGGAAAGTAACAACAAAACTTTGGAAGAGCAACCAATTCTCTTGTACCATGAAATGGGATGCCAAAAGGAGATCCTTTGATGCGTTTAAGGTTCCTAGGGATTTTTATCGATGTGGGCATTTCAAGAAATGTTCTTGGTTGGTTACTGAAGATGGCTTCTATTTTAGCTCTGATGAGATTAACTGGAAGAAAGATTTTCAATGGTGA
- the LOC116402202 gene encoding uncharacterized protein LOC116402202, producing the protein MASTSTNGPMYKIDPAHHFQSIALQVWAYESIPTITECGVHKVSNDAIPRMLRWVCELSPKSHVLQRQVFDSPMFLINVVIEMMPEEEEHLRMSSGELVEKTHPYNTVSEKNGDSKRPGEASNDDNDCKKSKKKKKWKSKMKEVVRKLKYRVAVLENERESLKSMLSTILKHLEVQKKGEEGDCTGVEGHDAQTEDVDTPGTPSWLRMPKEDDTSDGVKHVERQKQGVEANRTEDDTMDELDKKVHIHSEEPVDVVDDLNEEIGVKSLTYFDSDVMEIEPLSTERPHVRPARSKRASVYLSTPFTALDKRTTKSITTTSQSQPSVYDPMHKIPDAHLDRLRAWITDKRTKDEVRETFHGKKSKEFFRDLFMCRRWLADEHLDALFLLIRFNIKTAMIPTAQNFTTVDTLFMRLLVAKWPEYQECIKENRPFHWKEEYRLVDYVVGSKQDCQDPWVNVDYIYSPFNIHGNHWILLCLDLVRCQVKVWDSLPSLTSAEDMRSILEPIQEMVPNLLDATGFFVRRGGSSTHKEPWPLVIVDSIPLQRNNSDCGVFTIKYFEYEASGLDVATLCQENMSYFRKQLAFQLWTNNPMY; encoded by the exons ATGGCTTCGACATCAACTAACGGTCCCATGTACAAGATTGACCCTGCTCATCATTTTCAGTCTATA GCGTTACAG GTTTGGGCATATGAGTCTATACCAACCATCACTGAATGTGGTGTACATAAAGTAAGCAACGATGCAATACCACGAATGCTGAGGTGGGTGTGCGAACTATCGCCGAAGTCTCATGTCCTACAGAGGCAGGTGTTTGACTCACCAATG TTCTTAATTAACGTGGTAATTGAGATGATGCCTGAAGAGGAGGAGCATCTAAGAATGTCTTCAGGGGAACTTGTTGAGAAAACTCATCCATATAACACCGTTTCTGAGAAGAATGGTGATTCAAAACGACCAGGAGAAGCTAGTAATGATGACAATGACTGCaaaaagagtaagaaaaagaagaagtggaAGTCTAAGATGAAAGAAGTTGTTCGAAAACTCAAATATCGAGTAGCGGTTCTCGAGAATGAACGTGAAAGCCTAAAATCAATGCTGTCGACTATATTGAAACACCTTGAAGTTCAAAAAAAG GGTGAAGAAGGAGACTGCACGGGAGTTGAAGGTCATGATGCCCAGACCGAAGATGTTGACACACCCGGTACACCTTCTTGGTTGAGGATGCCCAAGGAGGATGACACAAGTGATGGGGTGAAACATGTTGAACGTCAAAAGCAG GGTGTCGAAGCAAACCGCACGGAGGATGACACAATGGATGAGTTGGATAAGAAGGTTCATATTCATTCGGAGGAGCCAGTAGACGTCGTTGACGATTTGAACGAGGAAATTGGAGTAAAAAGTCTTACTTATTTTGATTCAGACGTCATGGAAATAGAACCATTATCCACTGAACGACCACATGTTCGGCCCGCACGTAGCAAGCGTGCAAGTGTATACTTGTCAACCCCCTTCACAGCTTTAGATAAACGGACTACAAAATCAATCACCACCACCTCTCAGTCTCAACCATCCGTCTATGATCCTATGCACAAAATACCTGACGCCCATTTAGATCGACTCAGAGCTTGGATCACAGACAAGCGTACGAAAGATGAGGTGCGTGAAACTTTTCACGGGAAAAAATCGAAGGAGTTTTTCAGAGACTTGTTCATGTGTCGTCGGTGGTTGGCGGATGAG cATTTGGATGCACTGTTTCTTCTCATTCGCTTCAACATTAAGACAGCCATGATACCTACTGCTCAAAACTTCACAACTGTAGACACACTATTCATG cGACTATTAGTTGCGAAGTGGCCTGAATACCAAGAATGTATTAAAGAGAATCGACCATTTCACTGGAAGGAGGAGTATCGGTTGGTTGACTATGTTGTCGGATCAAAACAAGACTGTCAAGATCCTTGGGTGAATGTTGATTACATTTACTCTCCATTCAATATCCATGGCAATCATTGGATTCTATTATGCTTGGACTTGGTACGTTGTCAAGTTAAGGTATGGGATTCGCTTCCGTCGCTGACGAGTGCCGAAGATATGAGAAGCATATTAGAGCCAATTCAAGAGATGGTGCCAAATTTGCTCGATGCTACTGGATTCTTTGTTAGGAGAGGCGGATCATCAACACACAAGGAACCTTGGCCACTTGTCATTGTCGACTCCATTCCACTTCAACGCAACAATAGTGATTGTGGTGTATTTACAATTAAGTATTTCGAATATGAAGCTTCTGGTTTAGATGTAGCTACattatgtcaagaaaacatgtcatattttagaaaacaattggcATTTCAATTATGGACCAACAATCCCATGTATTGA